The following are encoded together in the Arcobacter aquimarinus genome:
- a CDS encoding GGDEF domain-containing protein, giving the protein MDKQFKFNPYEALKSILEITSYHTGDEFIEHTAIEIKKLFQADLVYITKAIDFNPTTQVEVIYSTNNKIPKIIDLNGIPGKFVFDNKIIKIKEHVKYNFLDLLEEKFESFYGIPITDMKQNCIGHIAIYSCKIRELPSELDDIALIYSRKIERELRRVALENENLLIRKQLEELTITDTLTNLYNRRYFGKVCANVFAQIKRDFLQATLAYIDIDNFKSINDKFGHDGGDYVLKYFADILLEESRKGVDFIFRLGGEEFCIISINTPLNYATEYLERIMKITSDKFSKTKFGEITLSVGLVEFDKNLDSYEEILNLADKKMYTAKNKGKNSIVK; this is encoded by the coding sequence TTGGATAAACAATTCAAATTCAATCCATATGAAGCCCTTAAATCTATTCTTGAAATCACCTCATATCACACTGGTGATGAGTTTATTGAACATACTGCAATTGAAATAAAAAAGCTTTTCCAAGCAGATTTAGTTTATATTACAAAAGCTATTGATTTTAATCCTACAACGCAAGTTGAAGTAATATATTCAACAAACAATAAAATTCCAAAAATTATTGACCTAAATGGTATTCCTGGTAAATTTGTATTTGATAATAAAATTATAAAAATTAAAGAACATGTAAAATACAATTTTTTAGATTTATTAGAAGAAAAATTTGAAAGTTTTTATGGAATACCAATTACTGATATGAAACAAAATTGCATAGGACATATTGCAATATATTCTTGCAAAATTAGAGAATTACCAAGTGAATTAGATGATATAGCCTTAATTTATTCAAGAAAAATTGAAAGAGAATTAAGAAGAGTTGCTTTGGAAAATGAAAATTTACTTATTAGAAAACAATTAGAAGAATTAACAATCACCGATACCCTTACAAATTTATATAATCGAAGATATTTTGGAAAAGTATGTGCTAATGTTTTTGCCCAAATAAAAAGAGATTTTTTACAAGCAACTTTGGCTTACATAGATATTGATAATTTTAAAAGTATAAATGACAAATTTGGACATGATGGTGGAGATTATGTGCTTAAATATTTTGCAGATATTTTACTTGAAGAATCAAGAAAAGGTGTAGATTTTATTTTTAGACTTGGTGGAGAAGAATTTTGTATCATTAGTATAAATACACCATTGAATTATGCTACAGAATATTTGGAAAGAATTATGAAAATAACGTCAGACAAATTTTCAAAAACAAAATTTGGCGAAATAACATTAAGTGTAGGATTAGTTGAATTTGATAAAAATCTTGACTCTTATGAAGAGATATTAAATCTTGCAGATAAAAAAATGTATACGGCTAAAAATAAAGGGAAAAACTCTATAGTAAAATAG
- the hemC gene encoding hydroxymethylbilane synthase, which produces MEKLVIATRRSQLALWQSEYVKSLLLEHYPNMQIELQEFVTKGDKILDVPLAKIGGKGLFTKELEVAMLEGSAHLAVHSLKDVPTQFEDGLMLAAVTKRFDPRDAFLSNKYVSLEDLPQGAVVGTTSLRRRMALKILRPDIELKDLRGNINTRIAKLNAGEYDAIILAATGIQKLKIENEVKYFSPISTDVMIPSMGQATLGIETTNDPKVLEIVKVLNDENAHIESTIERSFVDTLQGGCQVPIGVKATIIDEKSVRVQAIVGLPDGTEYISEDITADINDFEKIGRNLAQMFIDQGAKDLLDRAEKLAFK; this is translated from the coding sequence ATGGAAAAATTAGTAATAGCAACAAGAAGAAGTCAATTAGCACTTTGGCAAAGTGAATATGTAAAATCATTACTTTTAGAGCATTATCCAAATATGCAAATTGAGTTACAAGAGTTCGTAACAAAAGGTGACAAGATTTTGGATGTGCCATTAGCAAAAATTGGTGGAAAAGGTCTTTTTACAAAAGAACTTGAAGTTGCAATGCTTGAAGGAAGTGCTCATTTAGCAGTTCATTCGCTAAAAGATGTTCCAACTCAATTTGAAGATGGTTTAATGCTTGCTGCTGTTACTAAAAGATTTGATCCAAGAGATGCATTTTTGAGTAATAAATATGTTTCTTTAGAAGATTTACCTCAAGGTGCAGTTGTTGGAACGACAAGTTTAAGAAGAAGAATGGCGCTAAAAATTTTAAGACCAGATATTGAACTTAAAGATTTAAGGGGAAATATTAATACTAGAATTGCTAAATTAAATGCAGGTGAATATGATGCAATTATACTTGCTGCAACTGGTATTCAAAAATTAAAAATTGAAAATGAAGTAAAATATTTTTCTCCAATTTCAACTGATGTTATGATTCCATCAATGGGGCAAGCAACACTTGGAATTGAAACAACAAATGACCCAAAAGTATTAGAAATTGTAAAGGTGTTAAATGATGAAAATGCTCATATTGAATCAACAATTGAGCGAAGTTTTGTAGATACACTTCAAGGAGGATGTCAAGTTCCAATAGGTGTAAAAGCTACAATTATTGATGAAAAATCTGTTAGAGTTCAAGCAATAGTAGGACTTCCTGATGGAACTGAATATATTAGTGAAGATATAACTGCTGATATTAATGATTTTGAAAAAATAGGAAGAAATTTAGCTCAAATGTTTATTGATCAAGGTGCGAAAGATTTACTTGATAGAGCTGAAAAATTAGCTTTTAAATAA
- the prpF gene encoding 2-methylaconitate cis-trans isomerase PrpF has protein sequence MAYQPQFKVKATYMRGGTSKGTFFNIADLPKEAQEDPKKRDRLLQRIVGSPDVYKQQMDGMGGATSSTSKAILVGKSTVPNHDVDYYFCQVAIDKDFVDMSGNCGNLSSAVGPFAIKEGLVDNVPENGVCCVRIWQANIKKTILCYVKMENGMVKEMGDYYIDGVAFPAEEIVLEFAEPVDPSEELFPTGNLVDDLEVPGIGTFKATMITAGIPTCFVNAADIGYKGTELQVDINNDAEALARFEVIRSYAALKMGLISDLKEAETRQHTPKIAFVAPKSDFTTSSGKEVKADEIDLHVRALSMQKLHHAMMGTASVAIGVAACIPGTLVNLAAGGGEKTAVEFGHPSGTLKVGAVIKEENGKFIVDKATMSRSARIIMEGNVHVPAGTME, from the coding sequence ATGGCATATCAACCACAATTTAAAGTAAAAGCTACATATATGAGAGGTGGAACTTCTAAAGGAACATTCTTCAATATTGCAGATTTACCAAAAGAAGCACAAGAAGATCCAAAAAAAAGAGATAGATTATTACAAAGAATCGTAGGTTCTCCTGATGTTTATAAACAACAAATGGATGGTATGGGAGGAGCTACTTCTTCGACTTCTAAAGCTATTTTAGTTGGAAAATCAACTGTTCCAAATCATGATGTAGATTACTACTTCTGCCAAGTTGCAATTGATAAAGATTTTGTTGATATGAGTGGAAACTGTGGAAACTTAAGTTCTGCTGTTGGTCCTTTTGCTATTAAAGAAGGATTAGTTGATAATGTACCTGAAAATGGTGTTTGTTGTGTGAGAATTTGGCAAGCAAATATCAAAAAAACTATTCTATGTTATGTAAAAATGGAAAATGGAATGGTTAAAGAAATGGGTGATTATTACATCGATGGTGTTGCTTTCCCAGCTGAAGAAATCGTTTTAGAATTCGCTGAGCCAGTTGATCCTTCTGAAGAGTTATTTCCAACTGGAAACTTAGTAGATGATTTAGAAGTTCCAGGAATTGGTACATTTAAAGCTACTATGATTACTGCTGGAATTCCAACTTGTTTTGTAAACGCTGCTGATATTGGATATAAAGGAACTGAGCTTCAAGTTGATATCAATAATGACGCTGAAGCACTTGCTAGATTTGAGGTTATTAGATCTTATGCTGCTTTAAAAATGGGATTAATTTCAGATTTAAAAGAAGCAGAAACAAGACAACATACTCCAAAAATTGCTTTCGTTGCACCTAAATCTGATTTCACTACTTCAAGTGGTAAAGAAGTTAAAGCTGACGAAATAGATTTACACGTACGTGCTTTATCTATGCAAAAATTACACCATGCTATGATGGGAACTGCTTCAGTTGCTATTGGTGTTGCTGCTTGTATTCCAGGAACTTTAGTAAATCTTGCTGCTGGTGGTGGAGAAAAAACTGCTGTTGAATTTGGTCATCCATCAGGAACTTTAAAAGTTGGTGCAGTTATTAAAGAAGAGAATGGAAAATTTATTGTTGATAAAGCAACTATGAGTAGAAGTGCAAGAATAATTATGGAAGGTAATGTTCATGTTCCAGCAGGAACAATGGAATAA
- a CDS encoding hydrolase — protein MRINVDETLFCLVDVQEKLFPHIANKEELEKNLLTLVKGLKVLDVPFIVNEQYKKGIGETISSLKELVDTYPSFEKTTFSCCQNEPTMDAIKSANKKVVIVAGIETHVCVLQTCIDLIEAGYKVVLVTNCCGSRKQIDNDMGIQRLIQAGVIPTTYESILFELTLNAKNPCFKEISNLVK, from the coding sequence ATGAGAATAAATGTAGATGAGACACTTTTTTGTTTGGTTGATGTTCAAGAAAAACTATTTCCTCATATAGCAAATAAAGAAGAATTAGAAAAAAATTTATTAACTTTAGTAAAAGGTTTAAAAGTTTTAGATGTTCCATTTATTGTAAATGAACAATATAAAAAAGGAATTGGTGAAACAATTTCTTCTTTAAAAGAATTGGTTGATACTTATCCATCATTTGAAAAAACTACTTTTTCGTGTTGTCAAAATGAACCAACAATGGATGCAATTAAATCAGCCAATAAAAAAGTAGTTATTGTTGCAGGAATCGAAACACATGTTTGTGTTTTACAAACTTGTATTGATTTGATTGAAGCTGGTTATAAAGTGGTATTAGTTACTAATTGTTGTGGTTCAAGAAAGCAAATAGATAATGATATGGGAATTCAAAGATTGATTCAAGCAGGGGTTATTCCAACAACGTATGAATCAATTTTATTTGAATTAACATTAAATGCAAAGAATCCTTGCTTTAAAGAGATTTCAAATTTAGTAAAATAG
- a CDS encoding DsbA family protein produces the protein MRKFSKLLSLSVLLSVSLFASDDVVIEFEKKRVSSNPNIKVNDIKINTKKELALSGWNGYILDVEANIQGKDIKVKDILFSDGKFIALELLDAKTGKSLKDLMTPNLTANYYNKSKLIAGNHNAKDKIVIFSDPLCPFCMDYVPEVIKHVNKNSDSIALYYYHFPLLGLHPAAAPLSKLIEVARHKGIKDAELKVYKIDWEPHFSSKSTDEKKILEAFNKELKTDIKLEEITSKEINEALQKDILMGEDVMVQGTPTIFINGVKDATREKYETLGKK, from the coding sequence ATGAGAAAGTTTTCGAAGTTATTATCATTGAGTGTTTTATTATCAGTTTCATTATTTGCAAGTGATGATGTTGTTATTGAATTTGAAAAAAAAAGAGTCTCTTCTAATCCAAATATCAAAGTAAATGATATTAAAATTAATACAAAAAAAGAGTTAGCTCTTAGTGGGTGGAATGGTTATATTCTTGATGTTGAAGCTAATATTCAAGGGAAAGATATAAAAGTAAAAGATATACTTTTTAGTGATGGAAAGTTTATTGCTTTGGAATTACTTGATGCTAAAACAGGTAAATCATTAAAAGATTTGATGACACCAAACTTAACAGCTAATTATTATAATAAATCTAAATTAATTGCTGGAAATCATAATGCAAAAGATAAAATAGTTATTTTCTCTGATCCATTATGTCCATTTTGTATGGATTATGTACCTGAAGTTATAAAACATGTAAATAAAAATAGTGATTCTATAGCTTTATATTATTATCATTTCCCATTATTAGGATTACATCCAGCAGCAGCACCTTTATCTAAACTTATAGAAGTTGCAAGACATAAAGGTATAAAAGATGCTGAATTAAAAGTTTATAAAATTGATTGGGAACCACATTTTAGTTCAAAATCAACAGATGAAAAGAAAATTTTAGAAGCATTTAATAAAGAGTTAAAAACAGATATAAAATTAGAAGAGATTACTTCAAAAGAGATTAATGAGGCTTTACAAAAAGATATATTAATGGGTGAAGATGTTATGGTTCAAGGAACACCTACAATTTTTATAAATGGTGTTAAAGATGCAACAAGAGAAAAATATGAAACTTTAGGAAAAAAATAA
- the acnD gene encoding Fe/S-dependent 2-methylisocitrate dehydratase AcnD has translation MTNEKYLKDLPGVDGVKYYDVKSAVEDITPGSFAKLNYTSRVLAENLLRKCPSEDLKDSLVQLIEKRTDKDFPWFPSRVICHDILGLTAFVDLAGLREAVADKGGDPQKVNPVVPTQLIVDHSLAVECGGFDPDAFQKNRDIEDRRNADRFHFINWTKEAFNNVDVIPPGNGIMHQINLEKMSPVVHLNDGIASPDTLVGTDSHTPHVDALGVIAVGVGGLEAENVMLGNPSYMRVPEIIGVEIIGTRAEGITATDIALAMTSFLRENNVISAYLEFYGSGIKYLNLGDRATIANMTPEYGASAGMFAIDDQTISYLRVTGREEKQCKLVEAYAKANGLWADAFADATYARTIQFDLSKVTRSLAGPSKPHKLVPTSTLKAEGIVKEWTQEGDLIPDGGILIAAITSCTNTSNPRNVIAAGLVAKKANELGLTRKPWVKSSLAPGSKVIEVYLKEAGLLPELEKLGFGVVGFACTTCNGMSGALDPKIQQEVIDRDIYSTAVLSGNRNFDGRIHPYVKEAFLASPALVVAYALAGTVRFDIENDSLGKDANGNDIKLADLWPSDAEIDAIEKECVRPEMYNAIYEPMFARNGLTGTSASPFYKWNTQSTYINKPPYWEDEYMQMPALKNMRPLGVFPDNITTDHLSPSNAILPTSASGEYCLKMGLPVEDLNSYATHRGDHHTASRATLANPKLFNEMVRKEDGSVKQGSLTKIMPEGVESRMWEAIETYTQRKQPLIIIAGTNYGQGSSRDWAAKGVRLAGVEVLIAESIERIHRTNLVGMGVLPLQFKDGETRHTYAIDGSETFDIEGEITPRCDLTVVMTRANGEVVKFDVLCRLDTSAEVDVYKNGGILQKFAKDVIASSK, from the coding sequence ATGACAAACGAAAAATATCTTAAAGACCTTCCAGGTGTTGATGGTGTTAAGTATTATGATGTAAAATCTGCAGTAGAAGATATTACTCCAGGTTCATTTGCAAAACTTAACTATACATCAAGAGTATTAGCAGAAAACTTATTAAGAAAATGTCCTTCTGAAGATTTAAAAGATTCATTAGTACAATTAATTGAAAAAAGAACAGATAAAGATTTCCCTTGGTTCCCATCAAGAGTTATTTGTCACGATATTTTAGGATTAACAGCATTTGTTGACCTAGCAGGATTAAGAGAAGCTGTAGCTGATAAAGGTGGAGATCCACAAAAAGTAAATCCAGTAGTTCCTACTCAATTAATCGTTGACCACTCATTAGCAGTAGAGTGTGGTGGATTTGATCCAGATGCATTCCAAAAAAATAGAGATATCGAAGATAGAAGAAATGCAGATAGATTCCACTTTATTAACTGGACAAAAGAAGCATTTAATAACGTTGATGTTATCCCTCCAGGTAATGGAATTATGCACCAAATCAACTTAGAGAAAATGTCTCCAGTTGTTCACTTAAATGATGGTATTGCATCTCCTGATACATTAGTTGGAACAGATTCACATACTCCTCACGTAGATGCACTTGGTGTAATTGCAGTTGGTGTTGGTGGATTAGAAGCTGAAAACGTAATGTTAGGAAATCCTTCTTATATGAGAGTACCTGAAATTATTGGTGTTGAAATTATTGGAACAAGAGCTGAAGGTATTACAGCAACTGATATTGCATTAGCTATGACTTCATTCTTAAGAGAAAACAACGTAATTTCTGCATACTTAGAATTCTATGGTTCTGGTATTAAATATCTTAACTTAGGTGATAGAGCAACTATTGCAAATATGACTCCTGAATATGGAGCATCTGCTGGTATGTTCGCTATTGATGATCAAACTATTTCATATTTGCGAGTAACAGGTAGAGAAGAAAAACAATGTAAATTAGTTGAAGCTTATGCTAAAGCTAATGGTTTATGGGCAGATGCATTTGCTGATGCTACATATGCTAGAACAATTCAATTTGATTTATCTAAAGTAACAAGATCTTTAGCAGGTCCTTCTAAACCACACAAATTAGTTCCAACTTCTACTTTAAAAGCTGAAGGAATTGTAAAAGAGTGGACTCAAGAGGGTGATTTAATTCCAGATGGTGGAATCTTAATTGCTGCTATTACTTCTTGTACAAATACTTCAAACCCAAGAAACGTTATCGCTGCTGGTTTAGTTGCTAAAAAAGCAAACGAACTAGGATTAACAAGAAAACCATGGGTTAAATCTTCATTAGCACCAGGTTCAAAAGTAATTGAAGTTTATTTAAAAGAAGCTGGATTATTACCTGAATTAGAAAAATTAGGATTTGGTGTAGTTGGATTTGCATGTACTACTTGTAACGGTATGTCAGGTGCTTTAGATCCAAAAATCCAACAAGAAGTTATTGATAGAGATATCTATTCAACAGCTGTATTATCTGGAAACAGAAACTTTGATGGAAGAATCCACCCATACGTAAAAGAAGCATTCTTAGCATCTCCTGCTTTAGTTGTTGCTTATGCATTAGCTGGAACAGTAAGATTTGATATTGAAAATGATTCTTTAGGTAAAGATGCTAATGGAAATGATATTAAATTAGCTGATTTATGGCCATCAGATGCTGAAATTGATGCAATTGAGAAAGAGTGTGTTAGACCAGAAATGTATAACGCTATTTATGAGCCAATGTTTGCAAGAAATGGATTAACTGGAACATCTGCTTCACCATTTTATAAATGGAATACTCAATCAACATATATTAACAAACCTCCTTATTGGGAAGATGAATATATGCAAATGCCAGCATTAAAAAATATGAGACCATTAGGGGTATTCCCAGATAATATCACTACTGACCACTTATCTCCATCTAATGCAATTTTACCAACATCTGCGTCTGGTGAATATTGTTTAAAAATGGGATTACCAGTAGAAGACTTAAACTCTTATGCAACACATAGAGGGGATCACCATACAGCTTCAAGAGCTACTTTAGCTAACCCTAAATTATTCAATGAAATGGTTAGAAAAGAAGATGGTTCAGTAAAACAAGGTTCTTTAACAAAAATTATGCCTGAGGGTGTTGAGTCAAGAATGTGGGAAGCAATTGAGACTTATACTCAAAGAAAACAACCATTAATCATCATTGCTGGAACTAACTACGGTCAAGGTTCATCTAGAGACTGGGCAGCAAAAGGTGTAAGACTTGCTGGTGTTGAAGTATTAATTGCTGAATCAATTGAAAGAATTCACAGAACTAACTTAGTTGGAATGGGTGTATTACCATTACAATTCAAAGATGGTGAAACAAGACACACTTATGCAATCGATGGTTCTGAAACTTTCGATATCGAGGGTGAAATCACTCCAAGATGTGACTTAACTGTTGTTATGACTAGAGCAAACGGTGAAGTTGTTAAATTCGACGTATTATGTAGATTAGATACTTCTGCTGAAGTTGATGTTTACAAAAATGGTGGAATCTTACAAAAATTCGCTAAAGATGTTATTGCATCTTCAAAATAA